DNA from Rhodobacteraceae bacterium M382:
CCGGGATAGAGGCAGGAGCTTTCGTGGAAGGTGTTGATATGCACCGAGGCGATATCGCCGTGGGTCAGTTTGTGCTCCAGCATCACCTGACGCACCGCATCAATGGGGGCGTGGGCCCAGCGGCAGATCGGATAGGGTTTCACATATTGGTGCTCCATCTGCCAGAAGGTGCCCAGATCGTCCCAATGTTTGGCGACCCGGTCCTCTTCGATGGTGATGGCGGGCGCACCAGTGAAACCCTTTTCCGCCAGAATGGCCGAGGACAACCCCACCATGGCGCCCCAGCCGGACCCGTCATGCAGCATCGACGGGTTGGCGATTTCGCGCATCATCTGGCTGCGGGGGCCGTGGTATTCGGCAATGCCCATGCCCTGGCGCAGCTGGTCGCGGCTGTGACCCCGCACGCGGGCGGCCATGGCCACCACACCCAATGCGTTCCAGGCCCCGGAGGTGTGATAATCACAGGCCGTGTCATGCAGCGAAATCGCGGCGCGTCCGGCGACCTCATAGCCGATGGTGGTCAGGGTCAGGGCCTCGGGGCCGGAGAAATCGGGGGCGCAATCGGCCAATGCGGCCAGCGTCGGGATCACCACCACGCCGATATGGCCCTTGGTCGGGTAATAGCCGTCGTGACCATCCAGATTGTCGGTGGCGGTGGCCGAGGCAAAGGCCGACCCGGCCAGCGAGACCTGGCGGCCATCAAACATCATCCGTGCCGACATGGTGGGATCGGCGCTGCCATAGAGAGCGGCGGCGGTGTCGCGCGCGATCGTTCCCGCCTGCATCGGGCCCGCGCCAATGGTGATGCCCAATGTGTCCAGAAACATCAGCGCCGCCGCGTCGCGGGTGCTGGTTGGCAGGTCATCAGGTTTCAGGTCAAAGGTGAAATCGGCGACTTTTTCAAACGTGTTGGTCATCTGGGGCTCGCGCTGTGAAACATTGGGCAGGTTCGTCATGGTGCAGACTAAGGGGTCTTGGTCCCGGTGACACACAAATTAACCGGGGTCATAGCGGTCGGATATTTCGCGAAATCTGCGTTAGACGTCGGTTTTGGGATAGTTCGCGACGGGAACTTGACGGACGGGGCGGGACGGATGGGGCCTTTTCGGCAGGGACTGGGCAGGTTAGGACATAGGCCATGAAACATCTCCCGCATCTGACCTTCTTGCGGTCCTTCGAAGCGGCCGCCCGGTCGCTCAGCTTTACGTCGGCCGCGGACGAGCTGAACTGTACCCAGTCGGCGGTGTCCAACCATGTGCGATCGCTCGAGGAATATATCGGGCGTCCGCTGTTCGTGCGCCACCCCAGATCGCTGTCGCTGACAGATGTGGGAGAGGCCTATCTGCCGTCTGTGCGCCATGCGCTGCAGGAGATTGATGTGGCGACGCGGTCGCTGTTGTCGCAGAATCACAAACGCGAAGTGGTGATTTCCTGTCCGATCAGCCTGGCCGAAAACTGGCTGCCCGGGGTGATCGCAGGGTTTCACAAGGCGCATCCGGACGTCGAAGTGACCCTGCACAGTACCGTGTGGGCGGATGTCGAGGAAAACGTGTCTGACATTTCGATTACCATCAACCATGTCGAAGATGTGGGGCGCGATCAGGTGCAATTGTGGGAAGAGACGCTGGCCCTGGCCTGTGCGCCCGAATATCGCGTGGGCGGAAAACCATTGCGCGAGCCGGCCCAGCTGTTGGAGGCCAAGCTGATCCATATTCTGGGGCGCCCGATTTATTGGGAAAAGGTGTCAAAGGCGCTGGGCGTCGAAATATCGTCCCAGAACAACGGGTTCCACACGAATTCCTCCAACACCGCACTTGAGCTTGCCGCCAGTGGGGTGGGCTGTGTGGCGGTGCCAAAATCGCTGGTGCGGCGGTTTGAAAAACGCGGGTTTCTGGAGCAACCGTTTGATTTTGATCTGGAGTGCCCCTGGGCGTATTTTGCAAATTTCAAGGACCGCACAGCAACCCCGTCGGTCAAGCTGTTCAAAGCCTGGCTGCTCAAGGCGGCAAGCGCTGATGGGGTGTGACCCGGCAAAATTTTTTATCTAAAAAATTTGCCCCCTGGCACCGGCTGAAAAGACATCACAAGGGGAGCCCGGTTTGAAACCTCTTGGTGACGGTGCCGCCGGGCCCAGAATTTTACCTAAAATTCTGAGCCCCTTGGTCAGCGGTGTGTGTTACCCGCGCAGGCGCGCGCCCTGAGGGTCAAAAGGCGCGGCTTCGAGGATGCGGGCACTGTGGGGTTTGCCCAGAATGAACACCTCTACGGCATCACCCGGTTTGGCGATCTCGGGGTTGGCATAGCCGATGGCCAGGGATTTTCCGACCGAATACCCATAGGCCCCGGATGTCACACGACCCACCGATTTTCCGTCCGGGGTAAAGATCGGTTCGCCCCCTGAGGCATCGGCGTTGTTGACCGCGTCGATCTCGAACACGGACAGCATTTCGCGGCAGGGGTTGTCCTTGACCTTCAGATACGCGTCCTTGTTGAGGAAGTCCTTGTCGAGCTTGATGAGGCCGGACAGCCCGACTTCCTGGGGCCAGTATTCCTGGGAGTATTCGCGTCCCCAGGAGCCATAGCCTTTTTCGATCCGCAAGCTGCCGAGCGCACGGCCGCCGACGGGGCCGCCGTTGAACTCTTTTGCGGCTTCCAGAAGCGCGGCATAAAGCTGAACCTGATCACCTTCGGCGCAATGCAGCTCCCAGCCCAGATCCCCGGT
Protein-coding regions in this window:
- a CDS encoding MmgE/PrpD family protein produces the protein MTNTFEKVADFTFDLKPDDLPTSTRDAAALMFLDTLGITIGAGPMQAGTIARDTAAALYGSADPTMSARMMFDGRQVSLAGSAFASATATDNLDGHDGYYPTKGHIGVVVIPTLAALADCAPDFSGPEALTLTTIGYEVAGRAAISLHDTACDYHTSGAWNALGVVAMAARVRGHSRDQLRQGMGIAEYHGPRSQMMREIANPSMLHDGSGWGAMVGLSSAILAEKGFTGAPAITIEEDRVAKHWDDLGTFWQMEHQYVKPYPICRWAHAPIDAVRQVMLEHKLTHGDIASVHINTFHESSCLYPGIPTTTSQAQYSLAYAVATQMAYGRIGLEHISGGGLTDPLVADIHKRITVSEDKRHSDRFPTCRVADVTVTLKNNQVLTSGDVHARGGPEAPMDKSDVIAKFMEFASPSLGEARASDIRDAVLGFVNADSKVSDLTSLIFDAP
- a CDS encoding LysR family transcriptional regulator gives rise to the protein MKHLPHLTFLRSFEAAARSLSFTSAADELNCTQSAVSNHVRSLEEYIGRPLFVRHPRSLSLTDVGEAYLPSVRHALQEIDVATRSLLSQNHKREVVISCPISLAENWLPGVIAGFHKAHPDVEVTLHSTVWADVEENVSDISITINHVEDVGRDQVQLWEETLALACAPEYRVGGKPLREPAQLLEAKLIHILGRPIYWEKVSKALGVEISSQNNGFHTNSSNTALELAASGVGCVAVPKSLVRRFEKRGFLEQPFDFDLECPWAYFANFKDRTATPSVKLFKAWLLKAASADGV